In the Cetobacterium sp. NK01 genome, one interval contains:
- a CDS encoding PDDEXK nuclease domain-containing protein, translated as MELERSSHIYDEIKSLLENARKKVLSTVNSTMTMTYFLIGKKIVEEEQNGESRAEYGKELIKNLAVQLTEEFGKGFTIRNLELIRKFYMTYSVDEKTKSVISFSENPFKLSWTHYIRLVRIQNIEERRFYEIEAEKENWTVREMDRQISSCLYERLVLSRDKEEVKALSTKGQVVEKSKDIIKDPYILEFLGLEEFSNYSENTLETAIISHIEKFIMELGKGFLFQGRQVRFTFDEEHFFVDLVFYNRILKCFVIIDLKIGKLKHQDIGQMQMYVNYYDRFVKLPDENKTIGIIICKDKNDTLVEITLPENNEQIFASRYMTILPSKEELAKIVEEEENNEK; from the coding sequence ATGGAGTTAGAAAGAAGTAGTCATATCTATGATGAAATAAAAAGTCTTTTGGAAAATGCTAGAAAAAAAGTTTTATCCACGGTAAATTCAACAATGACTATGACATATTTTTTAATTGGAAAAAAGATTGTTGAAGAGGAGCAAAATGGAGAAAGTAGAGCCGAGTATGGAAAAGAGCTTATTAAAAATCTAGCGGTACAACTTACTGAAGAATTTGGAAAGGGATTCACTATTAGAAATCTAGAATTAATAAGAAAATTTTACATGACATATTCAGTAGATGAAAAAACGAAATCAGTGATTTCGTTTTCTGAGAATCCTTTTAAATTAAGCTGGACTCACTATATTCGTTTAGTTAGAATTCAAAATATTGAAGAAAGAAGATTCTATGAAATAGAAGCTGAAAAAGAAAATTGGACCGTTAGAGAGATGGATAGACAAATAAGTAGCTGTCTTTATGAAAGACTCGTTCTTAGTCGTGATAAAGAAGAGGTAAAAGCTCTATCTACTAAAGGGCAAGTTGTAGAAAAGTCTAAAGATATTATAAAAGATCCTTACATTTTAGAATTTTTAGGATTAGAGGAGTTTTCAAACTATTCAGAGAATACTTTGGAAACTGCAATAATATCTCATATTGAAAAATTCATAATGGAACTTGGAAAAGGATTTTTGTTTCAAGGAAGACAAGTAAGGTTTACCTTTGATGAAGAGCATTTCTTTGTTGATTTAGTTTTCTATAATAGAATTTTAAAGTGTTTTGTGATAATAGATTTGAAAATTGGAAAGTTAAAACATCAAGACATTGGGCAGATGCAGATGTATGTAAATTATTATGATAGATTTGTAAAGTTACCTGATGAAAATAAAACTATTGGAATTATAATTTGTAAAGATAAAAATGATACTTTAGTAGAGATAACTCTTCCTGAAAATAATGAACAGATATTTGCAAGTAGATACATGACAATACTTCCTTCAAAAGAGGAGTTGGCTAAAATTGTTGAGGAGGAAGAGAATAATGAAAAATAA
- a CDS encoding type I restriction-modification system subunit M has protein sequence MLDKQQLETKLWAVANELRGNMDANEYKNYILGFIFYKYLSEKIEKFANEILEADEISFYEAWEDDELREELKEECLDELGYFLEPDYLFHNIVEEAINGGFIIDKLDKGLKYIEQSALGHSSEKEFVHVFDDVDLQSTKLGRTVEAKNTLISSVIKHLSEIDFELGNGERDILGDAYEYLIAQFASSAGKKAGEFYTPQQVSKILSKIVTLGKDRVKSVYDPTCGSGSLLLRVAKETNISDYYGQELNQTTYNLAIMNMILHDVKPSDFHIEQGDTLEDDRHIGKKFEAIVANPPFSANWTAAAKFLDDERFSEYGKLAPKTKADFAFVQHMLSHLEENGTMATVLPHGVLFRGAAEGVIREYLIKEKNYLDAVIGLPANIFYGTSIPTCILVFKKTRKHSDNILFIDASNDFEKVKTQNVLREEDIEKIITTLSERKAVEKYSHIASLNEIAENDYNLNIPRYVDTFEEEEEIDLDEIVSKLDSLGERKISVAESLKKYCDELNIKAPKL, from the coding sequence ATGTTAGATAAACAACAGTTAGAAACAAAATTATGGGCAGTGGCCAATGAACTTAGAGGAAACATGGATGCTAACGAATACAAAAACTATATATTAGGTTTTATATTCTACAAGTATCTATCTGAAAAAATAGAAAAATTTGCTAATGAAATATTAGAAGCTGATGAAATTAGTTTTTATGAGGCTTGGGAAGATGATGAACTGAGAGAGGAATTAAAAGAGGAGTGTCTAGATGAATTAGGATATTTCTTAGAGCCTGATTATCTTTTCCACAACATTGTAGAAGAAGCTATCAATGGTGGATTTATAATTGATAAATTGGATAAGGGATTAAAATATATAGAGCAATCAGCACTTGGACACAGTAGTGAAAAAGAGTTTGTCCATGTATTTGATGATGTGGATTTACAATCAACAAAACTTGGAAGAACAGTTGAAGCTAAAAATACACTAATTTCTAGCGTTATAAAACATTTGTCTGAGATAGATTTTGAGCTGGGAAATGGAGAGAGAGATATTTTAGGAGATGCCTATGAGTACTTAATTGCACAATTTGCAAGTAGTGCTGGGAAAAAAGCTGGAGAGTTTTATACACCTCAGCAAGTTTCAAAAATATTATCTAAAATTGTAACTTTAGGAAAAGATAGAGTTAAATCTGTTTATGACCCAACTTGTGGTTCTGGATCACTTTTACTTCGTGTTGCTAAAGAAACAAATATATCAGATTATTATGGACAGGAATTAAACCAAACAACTTATAACCTGGCTATAATGAACATGATACTTCATGATGTTAAGCCATCAGATTTCCACATAGAGCAAGGGGATACTTTAGAAGATGATAGACATATTGGAAAAAAGTTTGAAGCTATTGTTGCAAATCCACCATTTTCTGCAAACTGGACAGCAGCAGCAAAGTTTTTAGATGATGAAAGATTCTCTGAATATGGAAAGTTAGCTCCTAAAACAAAGGCGGATTTTGCTTTTGTTCAACATATGTTGTCTCACTTAGAAGAGAATGGAACTATGGCAACTGTTTTACCTCATGGAGTTTTATTCCGTGGAGCAGCAGAAGGAGTTATAAGAGAGTACTTAATAAAAGAGAAAAACTATTTAGATGCTGTTATTGGACTACCAGCAAATATTTTCTATGGAACATCTATTCCAACTTGTATCTTAGTATTTAAGAAAACTAGAAAACATTCAGACAATATTCTATTTATAGATGCATCTAACGATTTTGAAAAAGTTAAGACTCAAAATGTTTTAAGAGAAGAGGATATTGAAAAAATAATTACGACTCTTTCTGAAAGAAAAGCTGTTGAAAAATATTCTCATATTGCAAGTTTAAATGAGATTGCAGAAAATGATTACAATTTAAATATTCCAAGATATGTTGATACTTTTGAAGAGGAAGAAGAGATTGATTTAGACGAGATTGTATCTAAATTAGATAGTCTTGGAGAGAGAAAAATATCTGTGGCAGAAAGTTTGAAAAAATATTGTGATGAGCTTAATATAAAAGCTCCAAAGTTATAG
- a CDS encoding type I restriction endonuclease subunit R encodes MVVQSEAMLEKSLINRLEDQGYKYIEIKDEKELNQNFKKQLEKLNNIELSEEELERILIHLDKGSIFRKAEILRDKYELKRDEGTEYIQFLDKENWCKNIFQVSNQITMHGKYENRYDVTLLVNGIPMVQIELKRRGIELKEAFNQINRYHKHSFKGLFNYLQIFVISNGVNTKYYANNRNSSFKFTFFWTDKENKKISNLNEFTDSFLEKCHLWKMITKYIVLNQNQEALMILRPYQYYAVEAILEKATSTNKNGYVWHTTGSGKTLTSFKVSQLLSQNKKIDKVIFVVDRKDLDYQTTKEFNSFCAGAVDGTDNTSSLVKQLSGTNSLIITTIQKLTRAIDNEKYEHRLNNLKDKKIVLIFDECHRSQFGDMHKKITEYFNNIQYFGFTGTPILSENANNLRTTQDLFGDCLHKYVIKDAISDENVLGFSVEYVGRYKDKNKNQPDIEVEAIDTKELMESDMRLSAITDYIINNHNAKTFNGSYTGIFAVSSVPVLTKYYELFKSKNHNFKIATIFSYGANEEDDGSDEHSRDKLERYIADYNVTFGTNYSTDTFNEYYVDVAKRVKDKQIDILLVVNMFLTGFDSKLLNTLYVDKNLKYHGLVQAFSRTNRVLDERKKQGNIVCFRNLKKSVDEAIKLYSDENALQTVLMKPYSEYVNDFNKVLTEMMEKTYEVGEVDDLESEKEKLEFVSRFRELIRLMTRLSVFTEFDFKDLEISEQKFEDFRSKYLDLYASTKGGDRNKTSVLDDVDFEIELLKRDDINVNYILDLLKDLDKNSSSFPKDKKFILDMMSKEVTLRSKRELLEKFIDNNLVNINEENDFESEFKQFIETEKKEAVYSLVQKENLKEEEIAEVFEEYEFSGKLKKDNIKASFFTKPKLKEMREKVAYIGHQISSIVEMFTW; translated from the coding sequence ATGGTTGTTCAAAGTGAAGCTATGCTTGAAAAAAGTCTCATAAATAGACTTGAAGATCAAGGATATAAATATATAGAAATTAAAGATGAAAAAGAATTAAATCAAAACTTTAAAAAACAACTGGAAAAACTTAATAATATTGAGTTGAGTGAAGAAGAGTTAGAAAGAATTCTTATTCATTTAGATAAAGGATCAATTTTTAGAAAAGCAGAGATTTTAAGAGATAAATATGAATTAAAAAGAGACGAAGGTACTGAATATATTCAATTTTTAGATAAAGAAAATTGGTGTAAAAATATTTTTCAAGTTTCTAATCAAATAACAATGCATGGGAAATATGAAAATAGATATGATGTCACTTTATTGGTAAACGGTATTCCTATGGTTCAAATAGAACTTAAAAGAAGAGGGATTGAGTTAAAAGAAGCGTTTAACCAGATAAATAGATACCATAAACATTCGTTTAAAGGACTTTTTAATTATCTGCAAATCTTTGTAATTAGTAATGGGGTAAATACAAAGTACTATGCTAACAATAGAAACTCATCATTTAAGTTTACATTTTTTTGGACAGATAAAGAAAATAAAAAAATTAGTAATTTAAATGAGTTTACAGATTCATTTTTAGAGAAATGTCACCTTTGGAAAATGATAACTAAATATATTGTTTTAAATCAAAACCAAGAAGCACTTATGATTTTAAGACCATATCAATACTATGCTGTGGAAGCTATTTTAGAAAAAGCTACATCCACTAATAAAAATGGATATGTATGGCATACAACTGGATCTGGAAAAACTTTAACCTCTTTCAAAGTAAGCCAACTTCTTTCTCAAAATAAAAAAATTGATAAAGTTATATTTGTTGTAGATAGAAAAGATTTAGATTATCAAACGACAAAAGAGTTTAACTCTTTCTGTGCTGGAGCTGTGGATGGAACAGACAACACCTCCTCTTTGGTGAAACAGCTATCAGGAACAAACTCTCTTATAATAACAACAATCCAAAAGTTAACTCGTGCTATAGATAACGAAAAATATGAGCATAGGTTAAATAATTTAAAAGACAAAAAAATCGTTTTAATATTTGATGAGTGTCATCGTTCTCAATTTGGGGATATGCATAAAAAAATAACTGAATATTTTAATAATATTCAATATTTTGGATTTACAGGAACTCCTATTCTTTCTGAAAATGCCAATAATTTAAGAACAACTCAAGACCTTTTTGGAGATTGTTTACATAAGTATGTTATAAAAGATGCCATAAGTGATGAAAATGTTTTGGGATTCTCAGTTGAATATGTTGGTCGATACAAAGATAAAAATAAAAATCAACCAGATATAGAGGTTGAAGCTATAGATACAAAAGAGTTGATGGAATCTGATATGAGATTGTCAGCAATCACAGATTATATTATAAATAATCATAATGCAAAAACTTTTAATGGTAGTTATACAGGAATTTTTGCTGTTAGCTCTGTACCTGTGTTAACTAAATACTATGAGCTTTTTAAATCTAAAAATCATAATTTTAAAATTGCCACGATTTTTAGTTATGGAGCTAACGAAGAGGATGATGGAAGTGATGAACACTCTCGAGACAAATTAGAAAGATATATTGCCGATTATAACGTAACTTTTGGAACAAATTACAGTACTGACACATTTAATGAATACTATGTGGATGTGGCCAAAAGAGTTAAAGATAAACAGATTGATATACTTCTTGTGGTAAATATGTTTTTAACTGGATTTGATAGCAAACTTTTGAATACTCTTTATGTGGATAAAAATTTAAAATATCATGGATTAGTTCAGGCTTTTTCTAGAACTAATAGAGTTTTAGATGAAAGGAAAAAACAGGGGAATATTGTTTGTTTTCGTAACTTAAAGAAAAGTGTAGATGAAGCTATAAAGTTATATTCTGATGAGAACGCACTTCAAACTGTGCTTATGAAACCATATTCAGAGTATGTGAATGATTTTAATAAAGTGTTGACTGAGATGATGGAGAAAACATATGAGGTTGGAGAAGTTGACGATTTAGAATCTGAAAAGGAAAAGTTGGAGTTTGTTTCTAGATTTAGAGAACTAATTCGACTTATGACAAGATTATCTGTTTTTACAGAGTTTGACTTTAAAGATTTAGAAATTAGTGAACAAAAATTTGAAGACTTCCGAAGTAAATATTTAGATTTATATGCATCAACAAAAGGTGGAGATCGTAATAAAACTTCAGTTTTAGATGATGTGGATTTTGAAATAGAGTTACTTAAAAGAGATGACATTAATGTTAACTATATTTTAGATCTTTTGAAAGATTTAGATAAAAATAGTTCCTCTTTTCCAAAAGATAAAAAGTTTATTTTGGATATGATGAGTAAAGAGGTAACTCTTAGAAGTAAGAGGGAGCTTTTAGAAAAGTTTATTGATAATAATTTGGTTAATATAAACGAAGAGAACGATTTTGAAAGTGAGTTTAAGCAGTTTATAGAAACTGAGAAAAAAGAGGCTGTGTATAGTTTAGTTCAAAAGGAAAATTTAAAGGAAGAAGAGATTGCAGAGGTTTTTGAAGAGTACGAGTTTTCAGGAAAATTGAAAAAAGATAATATCAAGGCTTCTTTTTTTACAAAACCAAAATTAAAAGAGATGAGAGAAAAAGTAGCTTATATAGGACATCAAATTAGTAGTATAGTTGAGATGTTCACTTGGTAA